The following nucleotide sequence is from Cicer arietinum cultivar CDC Frontier isolate Library 1 chromosome 2, Cicar.CDCFrontier_v2.0, whole genome shotgun sequence.
ATATGTTTagtcttaaatataaattaaaattaaaatataattgaccGTAATAAACTAAATATTCTTTTTATCTTTTCCTTATACTTTGTGTGTAAATAATATTCAGAAAGTCTCATTGTCATAAGCACCGAAAAATGAAGTGGTTTGCACctaattaatttaactttttccCTCACATAATTTGGAGCTTTTAAAGTGACAAAAATTAATCttgtaaaatgaattttatttaaaaataagttgaatttaaaataatttatgtttatatatatattagtatcTCGTTCTATTTTACAACTCTTCGTCTTCTTCTCCATTTTCTCATTTTagaattctaaaaaaatatagaaattttgAATTTCCAGAAAACTTGTTCAAACCAATTAACCGCTAATTTTTATTGGGTTCACCAATTATTTACGGTTTTATTGAACTCCAGTTATTTAGTCACGTAAGACCATACGACAAGTCTTGATGTTCATAACATTGTTTGAATATGATAATAGAGGTACTTAATTGATACAAACATCTAATCATAGCTCGGAGCTCACAAATAATATGTTACGACATgatattatgattaattatgaTTGAACTCACCCGTAAAACTTTAATGTATATTTGATTCTACATTtgacaaatataaaattgatttaaagatATTTGgatattctaaaatataattgattgtctctaaaattgattataactaaaaaatatataatttatagtaTTGTTCAATTCActtttgtataaatattttagatataAGTCATTTTATATTAAGAAACCACGGCTAAATGACATTAGAATGTGGAAATTTTGTTTCAACTTCGATTCCGAATATTGACTTAGACTATCAAAGATGACTTTTTGTGATGATTataacttagtttttttttaataaaaagatttaGATGTATTGGATTTTAACGTAGATGTTTATAGTGCATCGACAATACTTAGAGATTATCCACCAATAAGATCTCTACACTAATCGGAGGTAGAGTTGTCAATAAAACTTCAAAGTTTTAAGTCCCTTTAAAAAATCTCATATTAAACTTGTAATATTATGCTTTTATATCTAAATTTGTCACCCCtcaaatcaatataaaaatacaattttacctttttaaattttttatttattcagaatttttaaaaattttgaacaattcaaaacttttgaaataaaaaagtttcacaatttttcatatttaaaaactttcataaaattttaaatttagaaactttttaaatttgaaaactttcaaaactttctatatttaaaaactttcaaaactttttaaattttcgaaataaagattatatttcgaaaatttaaaaaactttgaAAGTTTTCAAGTGTAAAAAGTTTCTAaagtttctaaatttaaaaaattttaaaattttcttatctcgaaaattatgaatttttcgAAAATTCTGAAATCTTCTCCAACTTAGGGGTGACACGTTTATGTGTGAGGGTGTAGGGTAAAATCTTCTCCggctcattattttattatattttgtggGTTTAATGAAAGGCTTATAGGATCACGGTTATGTTAATTAAGAtacttttattgaaaaatttcaatatttatttttctcaaaaaaaagtttcaagaaaatctaaaatatttttttttcaaaaaaatttttaaatcaatttttttaataaaaaataatttgaaagaaaaaataaaaaattgtaaatattttttaataaaaaaagaaattcgaagttttttaataaaatatcatttttttttcttcctatagGCCTACCTAAACCCACAAAATTTTAagagattttttgtttttgaagcattcttttttaaaagccttttaaactataaatttttttatccttCCAATATGTAATATAggatcaataattaataaatttgtgaaATTAACGGCTCTAATCACGGGAGTTGAACTTACGTTCTCGGAACATGTGTGAATTCCTTagcaattaaagattaatagtGAATTCCTTACcaattaaatttagattaataaAAGGGAACTTATAAGGTGTGAAAATGGAAACATATAGCTCATGTCTTAAGCTGAAGGTAAAAGCTCTAGAATAATCTGTCGGGATACTAAGAACAAAATTTTGGAATTTGGAATTTAGATTTTAGCATTACCAAGGTATGAGGTCACCTCATTTGTTGCTAAAGCATATTATTTATCTTGTTACACCAGACAGACTAAAGTCATAAACAGAAATAACATAATGTTTGCACGAAAAGAAAGTAATAAaccaaataaaatgtaaatgaaCAAGAATTTGCGTGCAAAATGCATGCTAAATACTTCTCTCATGAATTCAATGAGTATAAAAGAAACACCATGACATGACCAATTCATTCAATTACTAAGAGGCAAAGatacataaaagaaaaagacaacGAAAGACAAAATAATGGATACAAAGACACAGACAGCAGCTGATCGTGTCTATGAAGACTTTGAACCACCTCATGAATGGGATAAAAATGATGGGCGTTTCACTGTTATGCTGCCAGGTAAacattttttcaagttttcaaaTCTTGAACTCATCTTgtcaaaagaaaattttggaATTCTATATCACACACTAATTAAAACTTAATTATCATATGCTTAtagtagtataaaaaaaattacaataataaacattttaatcattttttttcttcaagttggtcctttattttaattttaaatgacaatttaatattttatgttttaaaatgtcaacaatattgtctttattttataaaatttcaaaataaatcatcaaattttttaaacaaaatccataaaattcattatcatcttcaacaaaatacaaatttaatcaaattcataacttctattatttatttgatttgttgaagatgaaaatgaatttatttgaataattaagttatgcatttgatgaaatttgcattatattgaagatattattaattttatagattttgtttgaaattttttatgatttttttgtaaaaagaaaaataatattataaattgttacttaaaattaaaataaaataccaaataaaaaaaataaaaataaaaaactaaaacgttaactgaaattaagtttaTAGTCATTTGATGCAATTTAACCTATATTATATAAGTAATAGGACCAATATCTATGCATTTCatttacttctattttttagacatacaaaaaaaaatttaaaaattggtctctgcaaaattttaaaaaaaaagttaaggaAGTAAAATTTCATAAACCTATTCATTATGGCCGTTGAACGATTTGACTTGCACTTTACTATTTTTGACAAAGGAGTTGCGCACTTATCTATCCGCCAAATTCatgttttaataaatttagagtAAGCaggttaaaataataaaatgattataCTATACATTTTTTACTGAAACAAAGTCACACAATAAATAACTCATAAGATAACACAACTATTTTCCATTTATAGACACTCTTAACTTTTGATTAATTTGCAGGTGAAACAaattttcatctattttttatcccaaaaatacattttatataCACATTAAAGTCTTTTAACATGCAGGATACACAAGGGATCAAATGAAGGTTCAAGTGACCTCAAAACCTGCCCTAAGGCTGATGGGTGAACGACAGACCTTTCTGAATAGATGGCGTCGTTTCAAATTAGAATTTCCCATTCCTTCTGATTATAACACAGACAGTGTGACTGCAACATTTGAGGGTGGCAAATTAACTGTTAAATTTGCCAAACTGAATAAGCCAAAGGAAACAACAACAAATCCTCCAGAAGAAGCTCCAAGGCGAAAGgaacaaacaacaacaacaaatccTCCAGAAGAAGCTCGAAGGCCAAAGgaaccaacaacaacaacaacaaatccACGAGAAGAAGCTCCAAGGCCAGAGGAACCATCACAAAAGGTTGATGAGCAAAAGGGTGTTCAAGAGGGCACCCCAAAAGCGACAGAAGAGAAAGCAGAAACAAAGACTGATGATGTCTCTGATCAAAATACACCACCACAGATGGAGGCAGCTAAAATAGACAAAGTGGCTGAGAAAGTGACCACTGATGGCTCAACAGAGACAACAGATGCAGCAACCTCTGTAGCTCCAAAAACCAAAGGTGCCAAGTTTGTTGCAAGAACCAAAACTAGGTTTATAGATTTCTCTCTCTCTAAGGCACTCTCTAATCAGGATGAAAATGAAGCCGTTGGAGTTTCGACCGCAGGGCTTAACAAGTGGAAGAAATTGGTCGCATGGATCATGCTCATCTTCTTGGTCGTGGGTGTTGGGCTTTATTGTAGAAATGCTTTCAGATCATCTCAGGAAGAATGGAACAACTTCGAAGAGCTGTTATTATCCCCTTACTGATGTACTATTATTTGTGAAAGTgcattatattatattcatttgcgtttaaattcatatattcaataaaagaataaaattattaaaatagtcCAGACTCTGCCAGTTTCTCAACTGTATTTCAGTTCAATTGTCATGTAAATCTATTCTATATTTCATACACAAACATCTATATTCTCTTTTACTCCTTTGCATTTTATTACAAAATGaaatattcaaataacaaaaaggTAATTTCACCTCATTTTGTTTATTTCATCTAATCCATTCCACTCGCATCAGATAGTAAACATAGCCGATTGATTCCCTCTAAGGATGATTGAAGGCAAAAGGAGGAAGCAAAGcacaaaatttaattgaatttacTTACAACAGGAACAAGAGACCTCACCACCGGTGGCTGACATATAACTCTGTTCCCAAACATCTGTAGGAACTGCTTCGGCATGAGGAGTGTGCCGAGGatgtttttctctcttgtctCCCCTTAGCTGCTTTAAGCCATGCTTAAGTGCTGGCAATAAAGCTTCCATACATTCAGCAACAGCATTTGGGTTTCCCGGCATGTTAATAATCTGAATATTAACCAATCGAAGATCATAACTTAGCCAGTAAATACAAGTCTCAAGTcactcaaattatatatgtcTGAATTCAGGGTGTCAGAGCCAAATAATTGAgaacaatataaataaacttagagcattttttatttcagaaaatatttttttttccactttTAATTACAAAGCTGCCACCTTGCCTTGTTTTTACTTTGTTTTCCATTTTCAAAGATTTATGCAGGAAATGGT
It contains:
- the LOC101505080 gene encoding uncharacterized protein; protein product: MDTKTQTAADRVYEDFEPPHEWDKNDGRFTVMLPGYTRDQMKVQVTSKPALRLMGERQTFLNRWRRFKLEFPIPSDYNTDSVTATFEGGKLTVKFAKLNKPKETTTNPPEEAPRRKEQTTTTNPPEEARRPKEPTTTTTNPREEAPRPEEPSQKVDEQKGVQEGTPKATEEKAETKTDDVSDQNTPPQMEAAKIDKVAEKVTTDGSTETTDAATSVAPKTKGAKFVARTKTRFIDFSLSKALSNQDENEAVGVSTAGLNKWKKLVAWIMLIFLVVGVGLYCRNAFRSSQEEWNNFEELLLSPY